Genomic window (Aquimarina sp. BL5):
AATTGAAGTTTATTTTGAATGTTTTTTATGGCAGTTCTTGTTCCTAGATTTGACTGACTTGGTTTAAAGCTCTAAACTTTTAGTTAAGCATCGAATTCATTTAATTGTATTAATGTTAGGCATTAGCTTTTACGTCCCAATATTCTAACCAATTTAGTGGTTCATTCAGGTTCTGTTTATTAAACTCTAAATGTATTACACGTCTTTTCTTTCCGTTAGTAGTTCTGTTCGACGCGTGTAAAGTTAGAGGTTTCATTAGCATTACTCCGCCTTTTTCCACTTCACATACGAATTGGTTTTCGATATTCCAATCATTTGAGTCAGCTCTAACTATTCCATTCAAATGAGATTTCGGAATTACTTTTAACGCTCCGTTATTCTTGTCCGTTTTATCCAAATGAATTCGAATCGTTATTGTGTTTTCTAAAACCTCGATTGGTGGTTGAACTCCGAATTGGCTTTTTTTAAAAGTCCAATTCGAATAATTTTCTAATTCTACTTTTCTATCAACAGAAATGCTCAAATCTTGATGATAAGCTACAAACCAATTTGATTCACTAGGTTTATCAAAATAGATTGCTTTAGTTAGAAAATATTTAGATTCAGAAAGATCAGTAAGTAATTCCGTCAGCTTTTTGTTAAATATCAAATCACTTAGTTCGGGTATATTTTTGATTAATTGCCTAATTGCAAATAAATCTTTTGTTTTCATAAACGAATTCCCATCTTGTTCGGCGTTCTTGATACAAGTTAAAATTTGACTTATTTCATTATACGAATACAAGTCAGATAATATGGAATATCCGTTTTCTTCAAGTTCTATTTTGTTTTTTTGATAGCTCATTTTCAGATTATACACAACATTTAACATTTATGTCGTAGCAAATTAAAAGCACTACTTTTTCACAAAGTAATTTACAAAATAAAAAGTAATAGCGATTTGAGTTTTAATTCAAATCGCTATTACTAATACCCGTTATTAGTCGCTAGCTTTATTTTACCAATTTAATTATATTTTCTACCATTTCAACTCGAGCACTGGTTATAAATTTATCGAATTGTTCCTTAGTCATATTTGGGTTTTCCATAAATTCATAACTTGATGTCCAAACAATCATTGATTTATTATAGCCTAAATCAACAACTTTTATCGAATTGTTCATGTTTTTAGCCGGTACACCTTCTATAACTTGATAAGAGTAAGTTCTAGTTTTGTCATCGAACCCTGTTACCTTTTCTTTAAAATACCCTTTTCCGTCTGCGGAAGTACAAACTCTTTCACCTCCAATACCTTTTGGACCTTTCCATTGCACTTTAGATACAAAAGATGATAGTTCATCAATATTATCCATTTTTCGAATTTGTTGCCAGACCTCATCTGCAGAACTTTCTATTTCTGTTACTAATGGTGTTTGAGCTTGTAACATAGTAGTTACAGAAATGAATAAGATGAATAAAATTTTTGTTTTTTTCATTGTTTTGATTTTTAGATGTTAATTAAAATTTATTATTTACGTTTTGATTATTGTAGCTTTAGGATATCTCTCTTTAATTTCTTTGTATTTATTTGTTCCCCCAGTTACACGTTCTCCCGTCTCTATATAGTGCTTGAGTCCAACAAGAGTACCAGATAGTTGTTTTTTGAATCCTCCTTTAGCAATTATGCCTAAAAAAGCTGGTTTAGTTCTAAATTGAAATTCGTATGAAGCTGTTGATGTACCATCACCATTATCTCTTACTCTGTAAAAAGCTTGAGAGTTATCAAAGTTTAATGGTAATTTAGCACCATCAATGACTACATTACGCATTACCATATTCTTGTTGTCAATTTCTGCAATACGCTCTTTAGACCATTGCGTTCCTTTTTCATTAAAATTACACTTGCGCTCAGCTCCAAATTCTCCTTTTAAAGAACCGTTAGTATATTCTGAAGTATAGATATATGGCGAGAAATTTGATATTTCTCCATAATCTAAAACCATAGCTTCCCATACGCGTTCTGCAGATGCATCTATTATCATTTCTACTTTTACAGTACGGAACTTTTTTGCCATACTTTGCGCTGAAGCGTTCAGACTGATTATTGCTAAGGCTGTGAAGGTTAATATTGATTTCATTGTGATTTTCATAATTCAAAATTTAAGTTCTTATGTTTTGATACAATCTTTGGGTTGGTGTTACAAAACCTAGGCAACCTTCGTTGATAATTGTTCAAGTTCTTTTGCTTTATTTTGACTTGGATTACCAGTTTCAACATAGTATTTCAAATCATTAGGAATATGAATTAGCTGTTTTTTCAATTGCATTTTCATCATAGGATTCATGACACTGCCGATTAATCCTTTAGTTTTTACTATGAGATGCATATTCACTTTTGTTCCCTCTGAACTAATTTTTGTTAGTTGCCAATTATTTATTGCTGTATCTACAAAAAATGGAAAACCTTCAATGACTTCATATTCCAGTACGTAATTACTGGGGTCAAATTTCCTTATGACTTCTTTAATTTTTCCAGATGGTAGTTCGCAAGACCTATTGTTTGAAGGTGCTCCATTAATTACTGGCGGACTGAAAGCTTTAGAATGATTCAAACCTGATGCCCATTTATAAACATCGCCAAATTGATTACCCAATATTTCCCAAACTGCTTCTATCTGTTTGTTAATGATAATTTCTTTTTTAAATTCCATGTCAGTATGTTTTATATGATTTACTATTTTGATACAGGAAAGTAAAATGTGTTACAAAACAACGAAGGTTACTTTTGCATGAAGTAACCTTTGTAATTATTTAGCCGAAGTGTTTTTGGAACTTATAATTTGAAATAAGCAGAAAGTTTATCGTTGTTTATTAATTCATTAATAATTGTGTCTTTATCAAAATCTTCTTTAACTGGATGCTCTTGAAATAATTTGGTATAGGTGGATGTGAAATCGTTTAAAGCTTCTTCATGAGTATCTTCAACAAAGTTTTTCACTTTCATTTTTGTTTTGATATTAAAAAGCATTTTTTCTTCATCCAAAACACCCATTTGTTTTAAAGTTTTTGCTTTTTTAGGGCATCGACATGGATTTTCTTTATTCACTAGTCCACATTTGTTATTCATATAGTTAAACAAATCTTTTCGCGCTCTATGAAGTTTTATTCTAAAATTCTGTGGACTTATACCAAAAATATCTGCGCCAAGTGTATGATCAATTCCAAAACTGGCTCCTAGAATAAAAATTAAGCGTTGTTCCCTATTAAGACACATAATCATTCCGCTCATACATTGAATTTGCATTTCCTTTGACAATTCTTGGTAGCTAATTTCTTCTTCAATGCTTAATTCGGCATTTGGGACTTGATCTAAACGTTCTCCATAATCATCAAAGTTTGAAAACTGCGTTTCTCCCTTTCTTCTTTTGGATTGTAAAAATTCATTCACAACAATACGATATAGCCATGTCCTAAATTTACTTTTAAAGTTGAATTGACTTAATTTTGTTATTACTTTAATCAGAACTTCTTGTGTTAAGTCCTGAGCGTCTGCAGGATTATGACACATTTTCCAAGCTACATTGTAAATGAATGGTTGATGAAAGCTTATTATTTCATTTAATGATTTTTTATTTCCATCTATGGCTTGTTGAACTAGATTTTGCTGTTCTGTATCTGAATATGATTTACTAAAAGGAAACTGCATAATAAAAAAGGATTTTTCAGTTTGATACAGAATATTAGAAAGTGTTACAAAAGTTTCTGTTTTCAGCTTGCGAGTAACATGTTTATATACTAACTAATGTATATATTTCTCTTATAACTAAGCACATAAACCACGTAAAAGGATTTAAAACTATAATTACAAGAATTTTCTTTTAAAGAAAATCAAAATTAATCAAACAAAAAAACCACAGTAATAGTAACTGTGGTTTTCATTTAAAAAATTATAGTTTCTTATGCTGAGTTACGGCTAGCATTGATATTACCAAATAATGAACGGGTCACCATTTTTTCATAGATTTCTAGATCTTCTGTATCCTTGCCAGATCGAGTAATATCCTGAATCTTCTTCAATGCATATTGCTGTATCGTAAGTAATGGCAATACAATATTTTCTCTAATATCAATAGATGCCTTACCTGCTGATTCGTTTTCCATCAACTCAGTATATCCTGTTAGTTTTAACAACAGACGCTTAGTTAATTCATACTCCTTATGAATGATATCCCAAAAAGCACCGTATTCTTTATCCTCTTTCATATAGGCTGTAAGCTGGAAGAATGATTTGGTCAAACTCATCATACTATTACCTACCAAAGCTCTAAAGAAGGCAGATCCCTTATATAAGGCAGTTATCTTATCAAACTCTCCTCGATCTTCATAAGTTTTTAGAGCAGTTCCTACTCCATAGAATCCAGGAACATTTTGTTTTAACTGACTCCAACTACCTACAAATGGTATTGCTCGTAAATCACCAAAATCTAAACTACTGCTTTTACTTCGTTTAGAAGGACGACTACCAATATTGGCTTTTCCATAGTACTTAAGTGTACTCATATGTTCCAGATACGGTAAAAACTTAGGATGGTTCTTAAAATCTACATAAGTTTGGTAACTTACATCCGCCAATTCCTGCATGGTCTCTTTATTTTTTTTAGAAAATAGATTGGCTTCATTATCCGTCAATTGATTTTCTACACCAGCTCCTAATAGCTGTTCTAAATTATACTGACAAGAATCCAAAGTTCCGAAATTAGAACTAATGGTTTGTCCCTGAACCGTAATCTGAATTTGTTCATGTTCTACTGTTGGACCAAGTGAGGCATAAAACTGATTGGTGTTTCCTCCTCCTCTGGCTGGTGGTCCTCCACGACCATCAAAGAATATTACTTTCACACCATATTTTCTGGACATCTCAGTTAGCGCTTCTTTAGCTTTAAAAATACCCCAATTTGCCATTAGGTATCCCCCATCTTTCGTTCCGTCAGAGAAACCAAGCATAATCGTTTGCTTCATTCCACGACGTTTTAAATGCTCTATGTATACCGGATTGCTATATAATGCTTCCATAACCTGATGAGAAACTTCGAGATCCGGAACAGTTTCGAAAAGCGGTATCACATCTACCGATGGTTGCTCCCAATCACTTAATCTGATCATCGCGAAGGTTTCCATCACATTAATAACACTACCATTATTACTAATAATGTAACGATTCGCTCCACGCTCTCCATTATTTTTTTGTATGGTTTGTATCGCATAAATAGATTCCATTGTTGCTCTTGCCATATCATCATCTAACACAGATGGATCTAACTTTCCTGTAACATTAGACAATACTTGTATTTGTTCTTCTTCTGATAATGAATCATAATTATCAGGAAAAAAACCTAGCCCCAATTCGTTAGTCTTTTTTACGATTTCGGTAAGCACACTATGATGCACTCTGGAATCCTGACGAATATCTAAGGTTCCGAAATGGAATCCAAAAATCTTAACTTTATTAATTAGATCCTGCAATTCTTCTAAAAACAGAGATTGATGTTTACTGATCAATTCTTCTCTTACTTCTAGTAAACCATTCATCAATGTTTCAATAGACAAAGGTTCTGCAGTTTTTGCATAATAAAAATTATCATATAGTGCTTCTTCCAGAACTCCTAGCTTATCTTGTAGATTTCCAAAAGTGATTCTGCGTTTTAGTTTACGCATATCTCTATAATAATTGATAAGAATCGTTTTTCTTAATCTTTTTGCAACTTTAAGTGTTGTTTCTGTGGTTACAAAAGGATTTCCATCTCTATCTCCACCAGGCCAAAACCCAAGGTTTATAAGATCATTTTCCAGATCTTCTCCTTGGAAAATATTCTGCTGTATATAATTATAGATAGTACCTACAGAGTGATAAAATACATTTTCTAGATACCAGATTAAACTCACCGCTTCATCATATGGTGTAGGCTTTTCCTTTTTAAAGAACGCTGTTTTACCTAACTGTGCTAACAACTTTTTTATTCTCTGCGAGTCATTATCTCGGATAGCAGTATCAAGATCATGAATAATCCCTAGTACGGTTCCTGGATAAAACTGAGTAGGATGCGCTGTTAAGGTTGGTCTAATTTTAAACCTTCTTAAATAATCTTTTAATTCTTCTAATTGTCCTTTTGCCTGTGCTTCTTCTTTAATACTTCTTAGCGTACCTCGACCATCCATATTATTAACAATAGGAAAAGCTGCATCTTCAATCGCATCAAATAATACTACCTGACGTTCTATATACTGGATAAATCTAAATAAAAGATCGTGCTTCTCTTTATCAGAAGGATTATCCTGATATAGTTTAAAAAAGCTTTCTACAATTTCTGAAGGATTTTTCTTTTCATCATACCCCTTTTCACAAACTTCTTTAAAAAGTGGTAATAAAACACCTGTGTTTGTGATCTCATCAAAAGGTAAGGTGATAAATATACTGTTGTATATCTGATATTTAGTAAGAACGTTGTGGTTAAAACGCTCTATTTTTGGTTGTCTTGCCATAATTGTGGTTACGAATATGGTTGATTAATAAATTATTTAACATTAAAAAACCCTCTAAGATCGATTCCTAAAGGGTTTATATGTTCGAATAGAATGCCCTTTACATTTCTTGAAAGATAGAATGCATCAAACGTTTCTTATCATTTATACTTTCTTCTAAGGAAATCATGGTCTCCGTACGGTACACACCATCGATATCATCTAATTGAAAAATGATATCCTTAGCATGATTCGTATCCTTCGCTCTTACTTTACAAAAGATATTAAACTTACCTGTCGTAATATGAGCAACAGTTACAAATGGTATTTCCTTAATTCTTTGTAACACAAACTTGGTTTGTGAAGTATTTTGAAGATATATACCTACATACGCAATAAAAGAGTATCCTAATTTTTTATAATCCAATGTTAATGAAGATCCTTCGATAATTCCGGCTTCTTCCATTTTCTTTACACGCACATGAACAGTACCCGCAGAAATTAGCAATTTCTTTGCAATATCCGTAAATGGAGTACGTGTATTTTCGATCAACATGTCTAAAATTTGGTGATCTACTTCGTCTAATTTAAATTTTGCCATAGTAATTCTAATAAATTTTCCCGATTATTTACATTGCAAAAATAACAGAAAAATAATGTTTTCATACATTTTTTTTCAACTTTTTCTCAATTCTGTTGAGAATAATTCATCATTTAGGCGGAATTTTAACAACTCATTTTCTGGAAGTACCTCTACTGTAACGTTTTCGTTATATATCACCCTTTTATTACCGATAATTTCTCTATGTCCATAAAAATTTTCTAAATCCTCAATTTTAACAATTTTTGGAATGAATTTAATATCATTTTCACATAATTCTTCGGTATACTGAATTGCTATATCTACATTTTTTTTATCTAAAATAACATCTCTAATAATGATATCATAAAAGCACTTCCCGTTTTCCGGTATATCAAAGTATCCTTTATGACCATTTCCTGTTATATTTTCATTAGAAATATAGTGAACTCCGGTTACCAACGCGTAAAATATATAAGCTCTAGTTTTCTCTCTATCATAATCATTAGCATAATGTCCGGCTTCGAACAAAATTGTAGGTATCCCCATATCAGATAAGGTATCTCCAACACAATTAATATTAAAACCATCATCATATCTTCCCACGCTCTTTGATATATACTTTTGTAAGACAGAATTCATCTCAGAAATGATTTCCATAGCTACCTTACGACAATTGGTAACTGTACGTTCTTTATCTCCCGCTGGAGAGAGAAAAGAAACTGTAGCAGGAAACTCAGTTTCTCCTGCACTAAAAATAGTACGCTGTCCATGAAGATTAAAAGCTACATCAGGTTGAATCTTATGAATCACATTGTTTAGTATAACACTTTCTTTTTGGGTTTTATTTTGAGCATCTCGATTAAGATCTACTTGGTTATAGTTAAGTCTCGTATACGCCTTAGCTCCATCAGGACTTAATATAGGAATGATAAATAAAGTACAAGATGCTAGAATACTTTCGGAAAACTCATTAGAATCATCCATCAACATATTTATAAAATCTAATACTGCTTTCGTAGTGGTACTTTCGTTTCCATGCATCTGTGACCAGAACAACAACTTCTTGTTTCCTTTACCGAGTTTTATAAGATGTATTGGAGCATTATTTTCTGAAGTACCTAAAAGTTCAATATGCACCTTTTTAGAAAAACCTTCCAAAAGTGGAGTAATATGTTCTAAATGTATATAACGTCCTGATATAGAAGACTCATTATAAGTAGAGAAGTACTCTGACAATTTTTTAATATCCATAGGCTAATTAAAGCGTCTAAATTACCACTGTTTACTGAAGATTCATAACAATATGCATAGTTTTTACAGATGTAAACTAATACACATTTTACAATTGTAAATCATCTCTATTTACAGATGTAAACAATTTAAATTTTAAAATTGTTTAGTAAGTTAAACATAATCCATTACTCCATTTTCCAAAATGATTAGGTTATTAACAATTAGAGTTTTATTTGATTTAATTTTAACTAAAAATCTTATTTTCAATTAAATAAACGTATTTATATAAAGTTTTAGTTTATACAATAATTGTTGTATTTAGTATTATATTACAATTGTAAACTCATATTGAATTGAATTTGTTTACCTTTGTAATCAATTTATTTATTTAAACTAGTTTACAATGGTAAACACTGCCGCTTTCGGAAAAAGAATACAAGAAATCATGAAATTTTATCATGTTTCGGCATCAGGATTTGCAGACGCTATGGGTGTAGGTCGCTCTTCTATTTCACATATTCTTTCTGGTAGAAATAAACCAAGTTTAGACTTTGTAATGAAAATTACAGAAGCTTATCCAGAAGCAGAATTATATTGGTTGCTTTATGGTCAGGGTACATTTCCTAAATCCGAAGAAACGAATAAACCTATAGAAACAACTCCGCAAATTATACCAACAGTTCCTACTCTAACCGAAATACCAAATACTGAAGAACTCGAACAAGATTTATTCTCTATTCCGGAACCTGAAATTCAAAACAATATTTCGGATAACACAGAAAATGAAGAAAAACAGATCATCAATACTGCTTTTGCTACTAAAGAAATTAATCAAATTGTATTTTTTTATAAAGATGGTACTTTTGACATCTACAAGAATTAAAAATCTTAACAACTTTTCTCACTGTTGCTGTAAAATCTGTTGAAATAGATTTATTTTCGTTTATCACTATTATAATGCTATGAGGCGACTTGCTTTTTTACTCTTTATTTCTGTATTGCTTTCCAGTTGTTATCAGCAAGAAAGGGATTGTACAGATTTTCAGACTGGTACTTTTGAATTTGAAACCTATCTTAATGGAGCGCTTGCTAAAACTACATTTGTCCGTAATGATTCTATCGAAATAGATTATTTCCAAGGTAAAAGTGATACCGCTAGTATTCGCTGGATTAATGACTGCGAGTATGTAGTAAAGAAACTTCATCCAAAAAATATGGCCGAGGAAAAAGCGATTCATATGAAGATCCTAACCACAGATAAAAACACTTATACTTTTGAATATGGGTTGGTAGGTGTTAAAAAAAATAAGCAAAGAGGAACTGCTAAAAAAATAGAGTAATGCTAGAAATTTTTACAACTGCCGACGCTTGGATAGCCCTATTAACGTTGACTTTTCTTGAAATTGTATTAGGTATTGATAATATTATATTCATTTCGTTAGCTTCGAGTAAGTTACCTAATGAAGAACAAAAAAAAGCAACCAATATTGGTTTATTACTAGCCATGGTTATGCGGATTGTATTGCTGTTTGGTATTTCCTTGATTGTAGCGATGGAAGCTCCTTTCTGGCATATTAATCTACCTTGGATAGAAGCTGGAATTAGCGGACAGTCTCTCATATTATTTGGAGGAGGACTTTTCCTCTTATATAAGAGTGTTCACGAAATCCACGAAAAAGTTGACGAAAAAGGAGAAGAAGAGAAAGAGATTAAAGAAAAAAGTTCAAGTTCATTATCCAAAGCAATTGTACAAATTACATTGATCAATGTTGTTTTCTCTTTTGATTCTATTCTTACCGCTGTCGGCATGACTAATGGACTAAGTGACAACCCAACGGATGCGCTGATTATAATGATTATCGCTGTGATAATTTCTGTTTTAATTATGATGCTATTTGCTACACCAGTTGGTCGTTTTGTAAACAAACATCCATCAGTTCAGATTCTAGGGCTTTCATTTTTGATTCTTATAGGTTTTATGCTGATTGCAGAAGCTGCGCATTTAGCGCATTTACAAGTGTTCGAAAGTAAAGTTGGTACTATTCCTAAAGGGTACTTATATTTTACCATTGCGTTTTCATTATTTGTAGAGTTTATAAATTTTAAACTTCGCAAAAAAGGAAAACTGAGAGGACAAGAAAATTAGAATTTAAAAGAAATTATTGCATTTTTGAGGAAATTACAGTGATCTCACCTATAGACAGAAACAAATGAGCAAATTAAAAGAATTACAAGATCGTAGTGGATCTGTATGCGAATTATGTGGTATTACCAAGGATTTATCTACATACGATCTTCCTGAATCACCAAATGTGGGATTAGATTCTAGCATTTTAGTATGCTCAACTTGCAAAGGACAAATTGAAGATGTTTCCACAATAGACGCAAATCACTGGCGTTGCCTCAATGATAGTATGTGGAGCCAGGTTTCTGGAGTACAGGTTATGGCCTGGAGAATGCTTACTCGATTGCGTTCAGAAGGTTGGCCACAGGATTTGTTAGATATGTTATATCTGGATGATGATACATTAGCTTGGGCAAAAGCTACTGGAGAAGGTGATGATGAAAATGCTACTATAAAACATATCGATTCTAACGGTACAGCGTTACAAGTTGGAGATAATGTAGTACTGATTAAAGATCTAAACGTAAAAGGTGCTAATTTTACTGCCAAAAGAGGTACAGCAGTCCGTAATATCTCTTTAGTATATGATAACCCTGAACATATAGAAGGTAAAGTTAATGGCCAACACATTGTGATCTTAACCAAGTTTGTAAAAAAATCTTAATCGATTTATTTATAGCACGTAAGCTATAGGTTACT
Coding sequences:
- a CDS encoding phytanoyl-CoA dioxygenase family protein; translation: MSYQKNKIELEENGYSILSDLYSYNEISQILTCIKNAEQDGNSFMKTKDLFAIRQLIKNIPELSDLIFNKKLTELLTDLSESKYFLTKAIYFDKPSESNWFVAYHQDLSISVDRKVELENYSNWTFKKSQFGVQPPIEVLENTITIRIHLDKTDKNNGALKVIPKSHLNGIVRADSNDWNIENQFVCEVEKGGVMLMKPLTLHASNRTTNGKKRRVIHLEFNKQNLNEPLNWLEYWDVKANA
- a CDS encoding SRPBCC family protein, whose translation is MKKTKILFILFISVTTMLQAQTPLVTEIESSADEVWQQIRKMDNIDELSSFVSKVQWKGPKGIGGERVCTSADGKGYFKEKVTGFDDKTRTYSYQVIEGVPAKNMNNSIKVVDLGYNKSMIVWTSSYEFMENPNMTKEQFDKFITSARVEMVENIIKLVK
- a CDS encoding SRPBCC family protein, encoding MKSILTFTALAIISLNASAQSMAKKFRTVKVEMIIDASAERVWEAMVLDYGEISNFSPYIYTSEYTNGSLKGEFGAERKCNFNEKGTQWSKERIAEIDNKNMVMRNVVIDGAKLPLNFDNSQAFYRVRDNGDGTSTASYEFQFRTKPAFLGIIAKGGFKKQLSGTLVGLKHYIETGERVTGGTNKYKEIKERYPKATIIKT
- a CDS encoding SRPBCC family protein; its protein translation is MEFKKEIIINKQIEAVWEILGNQFGDVYKWASGLNHSKAFSPPVINGAPSNNRSCELPSGKIKEVIRKFDPSNYVLEYEVIEGFPFFVDTAINNWQLTKISSEGTKVNMHLIVKTKGLIGSVMNPMMKMQLKKQLIHIPNDLKYYVETGNPSQNKAKELEQLSTKVA
- a CDS encoding RNA polymerase sigma factor, whose translation is MQFPFSKSYSDTEQQNLVQQAIDGNKKSLNEIISFHQPFIYNVAWKMCHNPADAQDLTQEVLIKVITKLSQFNFKSKFRTWLYRIVVNEFLQSKRRKGETQFSNFDDYGERLDQVPNAELSIEEEISYQELSKEMQIQCMSGMIMCLNREQRLIFILGASFGIDHTLGADIFGISPQNFRIKLHRARKDLFNYMNNKCGLVNKENPCRCPKKAKTLKQMGVLDEEKMLFNIKTKMKVKNFVEDTHEEALNDFTSTYTKLFQEHPVKEDFDKDTIINELINNDKLSAYFKL
- a CDS encoding phosphoenolpyruvate carboxylase; its protein translation is MARQPKIERFNHNVLTKYQIYNSIFITLPFDEITNTGVLLPLFKEVCEKGYDEKKNPSEIVESFFKLYQDNPSDKEKHDLLFRFIQYIERQVVLFDAIEDAAFPIVNNMDGRGTLRSIKEEAQAKGQLEELKDYLRRFKIRPTLTAHPTQFYPGTVLGIIHDLDTAIRDNDSQRIKKLLAQLGKTAFFKKEKPTPYDEAVSLIWYLENVFYHSVGTIYNYIQQNIFQGEDLENDLINLGFWPGGDRDGNPFVTTETTLKVAKRLRKTILINYYRDMRKLKRRITFGNLQDKLGVLEEALYDNFYYAKTAEPLSIETLMNGLLEVREELISKHQSLFLEELQDLINKVKIFGFHFGTLDIRQDSRVHHSVLTEIVKKTNELGLGFFPDNYDSLSEEEQIQVLSNVTGKLDPSVLDDDMARATMESIYAIQTIQKNNGERGANRYIISNNGSVINVMETFAMIRLSDWEQPSVDVIPLFETVPDLEVSHQVMEALYSNPVYIEHLKRRGMKQTIMLGFSDGTKDGGYLMANWGIFKAKEALTEMSRKYGVKVIFFDGRGGPPARGGGNTNQFYASLGPTVEHEQIQITVQGQTISSNFGTLDSCQYNLEQLLGAGVENQLTDNEANLFSKKNKETMQELADVSYQTYVDFKNHPKFLPYLEHMSTLKYYGKANIGSRPSKRSKSSSLDFGDLRAIPFVGSWSQLKQNVPGFYGVGTALKTYEDRGEFDKITALYKGSAFFRALVGNSMMSLTKSFFQLTAYMKEDKEYGAFWDIIHKEYELTKRLLLKLTGYTELMENESAGKASIDIRENIVLPLLTIQQYALKKIQDITRSGKDTEDLEIYEKMVTRSLFGNINASRNSA
- a CDS encoding Lrp/AsnC family transcriptional regulator; translation: MAKFKLDEVDHQILDMLIENTRTPFTDIAKKLLISAGTVHVRVKKMEEAGIIEGSSLTLDYKKLGYSFIAYVGIYLQNTSQTKFVLQRIKEIPFVTVAHITTGKFNIFCKVRAKDTNHAKDIIFQLDDIDGVYRTETMISLEESINDKKRLMHSIFQEM
- a CDS encoding M14 family zinc carboxypeptidase, yielding MDIKKLSEYFSTYNESSISGRYIHLEHITPLLEGFSKKVHIELLGTSENNAPIHLIKLGKGNKKLLFWSQMHGNESTTTKAVLDFINMLMDDSNEFSESILASCTLFIIPILSPDGAKAYTRLNYNQVDLNRDAQNKTQKESVILNNVIHKIQPDVAFNLHGQRTIFSAGETEFPATVSFLSPAGDKERTVTNCRKVAMEIISEMNSVLQKYISKSVGRYDDGFNINCVGDTLSDMGIPTILFEAGHYANDYDREKTRAYIFYALVTGVHYISNENITGNGHKGYFDIPENGKCFYDIIIRDVILDKKNVDIAIQYTEELCENDIKFIPKIVKIEDLENFYGHREIIGNKRVIYNENVTVEVLPENELLKFRLNDELFSTELRKS
- a CDS encoding helix-turn-helix transcriptional regulator, producing the protein MVNTAAFGKRIQEIMKFYHVSASGFADAMGVGRSSISHILSGRNKPSLDFVMKITEAYPEAELYWLLYGQGTFPKSEETNKPIETTPQIIPTVPTLTEIPNTEELEQDLFSIPEPEIQNNISDNTENEEKQIINTAFATKEINQIVFFYKDGTFDIYKN
- a CDS encoding DNA topoisomerase IV, which gives rise to MRRLAFLLFISVLLSSCYQQERDCTDFQTGTFEFETYLNGALAKTTFVRNDSIEIDYFQGKSDTASIRWINDCEYVVKKLHPKNMAEEKAIHMKILTTDKNTYTFEYGLVGVKKNKQRGTAKKIE
- a CDS encoding TerC family protein, coding for MLEIFTTADAWIALLTLTFLEIVLGIDNIIFISLASSKLPNEEQKKATNIGLLLAMVMRIVLLFGISLIVAMEAPFWHINLPWIEAGISGQSLILFGGGLFLLYKSVHEIHEKVDEKGEEEKEIKEKSSSSLSKAIVQITLINVVFSFDSILTAVGMTNGLSDNPTDALIIMIIAVIISVLIMMLFATPVGRFVNKHPSVQILGLSFLILIGFMLIAEAAHLAHLQVFESKVGTIPKGYLYFTIAFSLFVEFINFKLRKKGKLRGQEN
- a CDS encoding alkylphosphonate utilization protein; amino-acid sequence: MSKLKELQDRSGSVCELCGITKDLSTYDLPESPNVGLDSSILVCSTCKGQIEDVSTIDANHWRCLNDSMWSQVSGVQVMAWRMLTRLRSEGWPQDLLDMLYLDDDTLAWAKATGEGDDENATIKHIDSNGTALQVGDNVVLIKDLNVKGANFTAKRGTAVRNISLVYDNPEHIEGKVNGQHIVILTKFVKKS